One genomic window of Ilyobacter polytropus DSM 2926 includes the following:
- a CDS encoding family X DNA polymerase IV — translation MKKRFEYEFALKEYKKLYRYIKEKGFRCDASGSLRRKKGDVGDIDFVIEGPEKMVLEIIALYSQIEKPINKYEFMLKSGICIHAIPENSSKYTFTLWHSTGPKSHVKFIEKIYAEKGIEIIEENIHEDEIYSKIGIEYIKPEERYKLQEVENDQDRKI, via the coding sequence GTGAAGAAAAGATTTGAATATGAGTTTGCTTTAAAAGAGTATAAAAAACTTTATAGATATATAAAAGAAAAAGGTTTTAGATGTGATGCTAGTGGAAGTCTTAGAAGGAAAAAGGGAGACGTTGGGGATATAGACTTTGTTATAGAGGGGCCCGAGAAAATGGTATTAGAGATAATAGCCTTGTACTCTCAGATAGAAAAACCTATAAATAAATATGAATTTATGCTAAAAAGCGGAATCTGCATCCATGCAATACCTGAAAACAGCAGTAAATACACTTTTACTTTGTGGCATTCCACAGGTCCGAAATCCCATGTTAAGTTTATAGAAAAAATTTATGCTGAAAAAGGTATTGAAATTATCGAGGAAAATATCCATGAAGATGAAATATACAGTAAAATAGGCATTGAATATATAAAGCCTGAAGAAAGGTATAAACTTCAGGAGGTGGAAAATGACCAAGATAGAAAAATCTAA
- a CDS encoding pyridoxal phosphate-dependent aminotransferase has translation MNYSSRVKDLKTSPIRKLLPFSIEAKAKGKKIYHLNIGQPDIKTPESFFTSIANAKQEVLAYSNSQGDPDLIQATIDYYKTYNMEFEKDEILITNGGSEALLFALISTCDPGDNVIIPEPFYSSYTGFGSIVNIEVSPVTTKAENGFRLPTKEEMAKSINKKTKAIVISNPGNPTGVIYTKEEIQTLAELAVEHDLFIISDEVYREFVYDGEYTNFNDIEEVKDRVIIVDSISKRYSACGARIGSVASKNKELMALMLKLCQGRLCAPTLEQIGATELYKTPSSYFEKVNAEYKRRRDVLYNGLKDIDGVICHKPAGAFYTIAKLPIESAEDFVIFMLKEFELDGETVMMAPAEGFYSTPGMGKDEVRLAYVLNEEDLKKALKILKAGLEKYKSIKNSQK, from the coding sequence ATGAATTATTCAAGTAGAGTCAAAGATTTAAAAACCTCTCCAATAAGGAAACTTTTACCTTTTTCAATAGAGGCAAAAGCAAAGGGAAAAAAAATTTATCACCTGAATATCGGTCAACCTGATATAAAAACACCAGAATCTTTTTTTACATCTATAGCAAATGCAAAACAAGAGGTCTTAGCATATTCAAATTCTCAAGGAGATCCTGACCTTATACAGGCAACTATTGATTATTATAAAACTTACAACATGGAATTTGAAAAGGATGAAATACTGATCACTAACGGAGGAAGTGAAGCTCTTCTTTTCGCTCTTATATCTACGTGTGATCCAGGAGATAATGTTATTATTCCAGAACCGTTTTATTCCAGCTATACAGGTTTTGGATCTATAGTAAATATAGAGGTTTCTCCAGTTACAACAAAGGCTGAAAATGGATTCAGACTTCCTACAAAGGAAGAAATGGCTAAATCTATAAACAAAAAAACAAAGGCAATTGTTATTTCTAACCCTGGAAATCCTACTGGTGTTATCTATACAAAAGAAGAGATCCAAACCCTTGCAGAATTAGCAGTAGAACATGATCTTTTTATAATATCAGACGAAGTATACAGAGAGTTTGTTTATGACGGTGAATATACAAACTTTAACGACATAGAAGAGGTTAAAGATAGAGTTATCATCGTAGACAGTATCTCAAAGCGTTACAGTGCATGTGGTGCCAGAATAGGATCTGTTGCCAGTAAAAATAAGGAACTCATGGCACTTATGCTAAAGTTGTGTCAGGGAAGGCTTTGTGCACCTACACTTGAGCAGATAGGAGCTACGGAACTTTATAAAACACCTTCAAGCTATTTTGAAAAAGTCAATGCTGAGTATAAAAGAAGAAGAGATGTTCTTTACAACGGCTTAAAAGATATAGACGGAGTAATCTGCCACAAACCTGCCGGAGCATTCTACACCATTGCAAAACTTCCAATAGAGAGTGCAGAAGATTTTGTTATATTTATGCTAAAGGAGTTTGAATTAGACGGTGAGACAGTTATGATGGCCCCAGCAGAAGGATTCTATTCCACTCCTGGAATGGGTAAA
- the nth gene encoding endonuclease III produces MTKIEKSKKIIKILNEKFGKPHCALNYNTDFELLVAVILSAQCTDVRVNMVTEKMFKVVNTPEAFMEMPLKDIETHIKSTGFFRNKAKNIKMCSKELVEKYNGEVPSKMENLVALPGVGRKTANVVRGEIWGLSDGITVDTHVKRLSNLIGFVKEENVEKIERELMEIVPKKRWIDFSHYLILQGRDVCIARRPKCSACEINHLCNYGRKMMRKSSEKN; encoded by the coding sequence ATGACCAAGATAGAAAAATCTAAAAAAATAATAAAAATACTCAATGAAAAATTTGGGAAACCTCACTGTGCATTAAATTATAATACGGATTTTGAACTTTTGGTAGCTGTAATTCTTTCGGCTCAGTGCACGGATGTCAGGGTAAATATGGTAACCGAAAAGATGTTTAAAGTCGTCAATACACCTGAAGCTTTCATGGAGATGCCTTTGAAAGATATTGAAACTCATATAAAGAGTACGGGCTTTTTTAGAAATAAGGCTAAGAATATAAAAATGTGCAGCAAAGAGCTTGTAGAGAAATATAACGGAGAGGTTCCTTCTAAAATGGAAAACCTGGTGGCTCTTCCAGGTGTTGGAAGAAAAACTGCCAATGTAGTAAGAGGTGAGATATGGGGTCTTTCAGACGGAATAACTGTGGATACACATGTGAAAAGGCTGAGTAATCTCATAGGATTTGTAAAAGAAGAAAATGTAGAAAAAATAGAGAGGGAACTTATGGAAATAGTTCCTAAAAAACGATGGATAGACTTTTCTCATTATCTAATTCTTCAGGGTAGGGACGTGTGTATAGCCAGAAGGCCTAAATGCAGTGCGTGTGAAATAAACCATCTATGTAATTACGGAAGAAAGATGATGAGAAAAAGTAGTGAAAAAAATTAA
- the nifS gene encoding cysteine desulfurase NifS yields MRVYLDNNATTKMDKEALEAMLPYFSEIYGNASSMHSFGNESKKAMVEARKTIAEIFGIETDELIFTGSGSESDNLAIRGVAKAYKKRGNHIITSSVEHPAVRNTCRELEKEGYEVTYISVDENGVINLDELKKAIKKETILITVMHGNNEVGSIQPVEEIGKLAKENRIVFHVDAVQTVGKLNIKPKEMGIDLLTFSGHKFYGPKGIGGLFIKSGTRLGKVLTGGGQEKKLRPGTSDVPGMVGMATALEVAYRNIDEEFKREEELRNYFERELLNKVPEIQINAKGAKRLPGTSSITFKYLEGESILLSLNYKGIAVSSGSACSSDDLQASHVLLAMGIPVEIAHGTIRFSFGKYNTKEEVDYVIQELPPIIEKLRMISPLWNEFKAGK; encoded by the coding sequence ATGAGAGTGTATCTAGATAATAACGCCACAACAAAGATGGATAAGGAAGCTCTCGAAGCCATGCTTCCTTATTTTAGTGAAATTTATGGCAATGCGTCGAGCATGCATAGTTTTGGAAATGAATCTAAAAAAGCGATGGTTGAAGCTAGAAAGACAATAGCAGAAATTTTTGGAATAGAGACAGATGAACTTATATTTACAGGCTCAGGTTCAGAATCTGATAACCTAGCAATAAGAGGGGTAGCAAAGGCATATAAAAAAAGAGGGAATCATATAATAACTAGTTCCGTAGAGCATCCTGCAGTAAGAAATACATGCAGGGAACTTGAAAAAGAGGGATACGAGGTTACTTATATTTCTGTAGATGAAAACGGAGTCATAAACCTTGATGAGCTGAAAAAGGCTATAAAAAAAGAAACGATACTGATAACAGTAATGCATGGTAACAATGAGGTAGGAAGTATCCAGCCAGTGGAAGAGATCGGTAAATTGGCTAAAGAAAACAGAATTGTTTTTCATGTAGATGCAGTGCAGACTGTTGGAAAGTTAAATATAAAACCTAAAGAGATGGGAATAGACCTTCTTACTTTCTCAGGACATAAATTTTATGGTCCTAAGGGTATAGGGGGACTGTTTATTAAATCGGGAACAAGGCTTGGAAAGGTGCTTACCGGAGGGGGTCAAGAGAAGAAACTGAGACCTGGAACATCTGATGTACCTGGAATGGTAGGTATGGCAACAGCCCTAGAAGTGGCATACAGAAATATAGATGAAGAATTTAAAAGAGAAGAAGAGTTGAGAAATTATTTTGAAAGAGAACTTCTCAATAAAGTGCCTGAAATACAAATAAATGCAAAGGGTGCTAAGAGGCTTCCTGGAACTTCTAGCATTACCTTTAAGTATCTTGAGGGTGAATCAATACTTCTTAGTCTCAATTACAAAGGGATAGCGGTTAGTTCTGGGTCTGCTTGCTCTTCAGATGACCTTCAGGCATCACATGTTTTATTGGCAATGGGAATACCTGTAGAGATAGCTCACGGAACCATAAGGTTTAGCTTTGGTAAGTATAACACTAAAGAGGAAGTTGATTATGTAATACAGGAACTTCCGCCTATTATTGAAAAATTGAGAATGATATCGCCTCTTTG